In Thunnus albacares chromosome 1, fThuAlb1.1, whole genome shotgun sequence, the DNA window GAAGAGTTAGAGACTTTTATTCCTGAAACCCCACAAGGAGGCACAATTGGTCTCCCGTGTTAATATGTGGAGCAGATGGACCTGTTCACCAAGTATCAGCCCTATAATGGTTATAGAAAAGcagttatttaaaaatgtatattaacTGTAGTGCCACCCAGTGGTGAAATTACATGAATTTTTATAGGCTCACTCAAGGGCACTTTGTGGACATGTGACCCAATTTTGGTTGAAATTGGTCTTTGCATTGAAGAGTTGGAGCCTTCTGTTCCCGAAAACTCCGCCCACTCCATTTTGGTAGCCAATcgtcagaaaatggttaaagTGATTGAAGAACATATGGGACCGTTGAATCCGGGGTGCTCTAAATAGGATAcgtaccaagtttggtgaagattggaTGAAATATGATGGAtaggaagtaaaaaaaagtttttacaaaaaaaatctagtttccaaggacgacttccCAGATGGTTCTGTgcaacaaaccatctggcgcgtcagGTTACGCAGAGCAGGCTTTTATTAATAATTGCTTATGTAAAAGATTGACGACTACATTCAGTGAATATAATAGATTTTTCAATGTAAGCTGCCAGACTAATTGCCAATTATTAATCTCTCCTTTGACTTTGTgcataatctttttttttttttttcatctgcagGAAAAGATGACTGTCGAAGACACTCAAAAAGAGGTATTGAAACAAAAACGATCACCTGAACATACTGGGCCTCACACATTTTTGTcagttgttttctgtcttaaatTTGTTGGCAACaatcaaatttaaagaaaagaaaattggTTCATGAAACCTGCACAGATAGTATTGTTGATACCCATGTTAAAAGGTTGATCAATAATGGCAGTTCTCAGGGTGGTATGCGACCAATCTTAGATTATTATCCTTGGCAACTAAATATATGAGCCATAAAGGCAGAAAGACAGATTTTGGGTGGATGTCACTGATGTTGTACAGAACTTTATGTGTTGAATTGAAGGAAAGGGGAAAAACAGGGTAAAAAACTGATATGGATTAATACTAGCGCTGTTGGAACAAATTTCGGCAGTAGAATATAAAgtgaataacaaaaaaatactaATCGAATGCTGAAAGTCCTATTCGaatgtctattttttttattttttataaatgtgtcgGCTAACATTAGAGAATCTCACCCCTCTTGTTTTGGCCTACCCACATGTGAAAACGAAATGCTTATGTCATGTCTGATGAACAAATAAGTTTTCTGAGTCTGGCTGAATTGAACAATCTCACGTTCAATGTGCGCTAACGTTAACCTCTAACAGTAAAAGACTTGAGCCTGAGTGATCAGTGCTGCAGCCTCCAGTTTGGAGTTTGGACACAGAGCTCTTACTCACGCTATCATTTGGGCTCGCAGTGCATCCCAAACCAAATAACACGTCCCATATTGATGTAAACAAGTGCATACTGACgtggatttatttatatttcagttaagCGCGTAATTTAATTACTATGATCCAGTACAATGAAagcttatttaatatttatattttagttaaTGTTATTCATTTTGTGCCTTAGCTTAATTATTACTTAGGAAGAAAGCTATCACCTGTTTATTGGTAATGTTGGGATGCCCTCTAGTGGACAGAACGTATAACAACCACATGCTGACAGTGGCTTTGGCAATGCATAAGTCTGTGTACACAGTGTATAGGTACATAGTAAGTATTAATAATAGGCTAAATTTGAGCATTaaaaatttgaatataattcaaatattaaaaataataaggaATAAAATTCTAATTGGATTATAGAGGAAGATTGACAGCATTAATTAGTACCATCTGAAATGTTACTCCATTGTGACTTAATAGTTCTGAATAACATCTTACTAAACATTGAGGAGTCAGGGTCTTGTCGTCCTGGAGCGATCCAAACTACATAATTCCCTGAAacaaatctggaaaaaaaaaaaaaatttaaaaagtagttCTTGCCATGTTTTTTATCATCTGTGTGAGACTAAAAGGAATGAAAGAAACACAacctaaaacaataatcaataaatctcACAATTTTTTCTGTTAAGACTGTTTGATGAATGAGGTGCTCTCTTCTCTTCATGCCCTGATTGTTAAGTGCTATTCTGCACAgataaataaatcagatttcACTACCAATAACTAATTTCCTCATTTTTATACAACTTTTACAAATGATTAAGTGCggtttaaaaataatgataagaatatgtgaataataaatatatattattgtgTAGTCCTTGATAACGATTTAGATAATCCTTGATGTCAAGGAGCTGCTGTGCCAGGAAGGCTGCACTCTTCCAGTGATACTTATACTCACATAACTTGAGTGGCTCAGTATTTGTCCATATGCTTTAGTATCTTGGACAAACAGTATTTCCGGTCTCATAGACATACTATATGTATGGCACTCTACAGAGCAGATGTGTTCTCTTCAGGATTGCCTGGTCCTGCCTCCGATGGggaaaaaagtgtgaaaattaTAAAGCATCAACTATTCTGCTGCCTTAAAAGCTTTTACGTTAGCTGCCATTTGCTGCAAGGTAGATATGCAGCACTCAGGAGGATAATTTTGCTCCAAATGTTTTCATCGAGCCGCTTTTGACAGTGCCAACTTTTTCAAGCTTGAAGCACCTGCATTAGCACCAAAAACTCTCACAGCACAAACAGTTCTTCaccaaatgttgtgtttttgtcctgaGCATTACTCAAAGATAGAAAGAATATTGTTAagtataatgaaaaaaaactagtatcatttcaattaaaaaaaaccttttgatGCATGATGATGAATAGTTGTTGGTTGTGAACTAGACTGTTGAGCCCCCTTATATTTGGCATTATTCGATCattaatgtattcatttgagAATGTCTGGATAGACAGTTGCTCCACCTCGACTCActcatgcttttgtttttctttttactgaaTCAGAAGGAGCAGTTGAAGGTGTTACTCAGTGCCAAAGAAAGAGAGGACGGAGCACGAGGCCCGGAGACTGTCAAGGTCCAGCTCAGGAGCACTTTGGTCAGTGACTGTATAGATATTTTATCACATATTTGAGGTTTTAATACTCAGATACATCCAttcaatttagatttttttgattTGTATTCAAACATCGTACATATCTTTAGTATCAATTCCTTCTTACACTTATTTGCGTTGTTTTGTCCTGAAAATTCAAGACAGAAGTCAGtggaaagaaaaataagtgTCTTTATAGGAAACTGTTGAATAAATGTAGGGAACCTTACATTACGTTTTAGAAATTCCACAGTGTTACAGTAGAAATACACCATCAGACGCAGCAcgacactttgtttttttctctctacatgCAGCTACGCAGCCCTCCAACTGGTAGTACAATCTGTTTAcagattgttaaaataaatagtGATTGTACCAGAGGCAATGCAATGCAGCAGTGCAGcattgtggctgttttttttattgcacattaaaataaatcaatcaaatcaatatgTATCCATGATCCTGTAGTTAAAACAATCTAGTTAATTAATTCAACACCAGTTCCAAACCCTGCATAACCAACTGCATTAAACTCAATGGCTGGCACACAACCACACGCTACAAAGACTGAGTCTGTGAggcaggttaaaaaaaaaacaaaacagctctgCCCCACCTATGTGATGCATCACGTCCATGTCTGGTGTACTTTGGCCGTTAGTATCATGTTAGTTTACAGGATCGATAACAGtagtaaatgtttaaaagttgttaaaatcAGCTGTTATATGCTTCTATGCATTTACAGGGGGACTACTCTGGGCAGTCTGTCATCAAAGGTCAGCTTGCTTTCATTTCTTTAAACATTAAGAACATTTACTGTAGAAAACGTTAATTTGAACTTAACCTGCAGAGAGTGAAATAGTTGTAATGCTGTGTTTgcactcttcttttttttaacaggtaAAGAGAACATTTTGATGAAACAAGCTCACAGCCTGGATTCTGATCAGGTAAGCTTTTATCTGTGGAGCAGTTGCAGATGATGTGCAGACATCAAGAATATAGTGTTGAGAGTGTTAGTAGTTTGCATATAAGCAACAGGACTGCAGGACTGACAATACAAATAAATCTGCTAATATTCAGATCCTAAATggttttctctttgtctctctgcgAAAGAGAATTATAACTTATGTACTATAAACAACTATTCTCCAGTAAAGTGGCTGGTTTTCCACGTGGTATGTATTTGTATCATTGATATAAATACACACGTTGATTCAATGTTTTTTATCTTCAGTCTCTGAAGATGCTCCAGAATCCTGCTTTGACACGTTCACTGTCCAGACCTTTAGAGAAGAGTCAGGCCACTGTAGGCTGGGATGTCACTGGTGAGCTTGATGCACTCCGACATGAACTTGAGGTGGTCAAACGAAAGCAAAAAGCAGCGGAGGAAGAAACGGCTCGGCTTCAAACTGCCCTGAACCATAAAAGCCATGAGTGTCAAGAACTGGTTCAGATCAAAGACACCATCCAGAAACAGGCTGATCAGCAGGTTCAAGAACTAGAGGATGCCTTGAGGGACGTTCAGAAGAGGATGCTTGATTCTGAATCCAAGGTGAAGCAGCTGCAAGCCCATGTGGTCGCAGTTAAGGAGCACTTAGGAGGCCAGGCAACAGAAGAGCTGCGCGCCCAGCTCCAGGATGTCAAAGCCAAGTATGAAGGTGCTTCAGCCGAGGTGGGTCGGGTTCGTAATCGCCTCAAACAGAGTGAGAAGGCCTTGGAGGAGTACAAGAGCAGCGAAAGCCAGCTAGCAGCTGAGGCCGAAAGGTTAGGCGAAGAGCTAGTAgctctgtctgcagagagagatgagCTAGCAGAAACCCTCCTGGAGATGGAAACACAGTTAAAGGAAGTTCAGACTAAACATGGCAACACGGTACCAGCTGAGAAGTTTGACAACATGAAAAACCTGCTGACCAATGCAGTTGACGAGAAGGAACGGCAGATTGCTGAGCTGAGGGAGGACTATGATCGTGTGCTAGAGGAGGTGGCGGAACTCCATCGAAAGCTAGATAGTCCATCATCCCAGGGAGGAGCAGGGGCAATGTCTTCTGAGGAGCAACAAAGGATACGAGCAGCTCTCGAAGAGCAGAATGCGTCACTGAAAAGGAAACTGGTCGATGTGACTGCAAAAAGCCAGGCACTAATTCAAGAGGTTGAGGAGAGCGAGGAAGAAAGAGATATACTACGAGAGCAGCTGGATGAGCTCAACAGCAGGGTTGAGGTTGACTTCATACCCATGAAGGTCCACGATGAAGCCCGGATGAACATGGTAAAGGCtttggaggagctggaggacaaGCTGGTGGAAGCCAGTGAACGTTACGGAAAAGCAGAGGCACAAGTCCAGCAGCTTCAAACCGAGAGGGCCGCTCTGCAGGAGAATATCAGCAGCCTCAAAGGTGGCAGTGAGAGACACCAGAGTGAAATGGATGCTCTGAAGTCTCAGAATGCTGACTTGATTAAGAAACTTGAACTTTTCCAGAAGAGATGTGAAGACAGAGATAAAGAGTGTGTACAACTGACAGCACAGAGCCAGACTCTGAAACAGAGCCTGGAGGGAGAGTATGTACCCAGACAGCAGCACGAACAAATGAAGATGGAGTTAAGTTCCACGATAGAGAGTGTTAAAGCTGAGATGTTGAAGTTGGAGACCAAGGAAAAAGAAAGTGGGGAAGAATTGAAGAATGTGAAAGAAGGAAACGATAAGTTGAAAGAAAAGTTGGAAAAGGTTCAGTCGGAGATGAAAAAAGACTATATAAGTGTTAAAGAGCACAAATCAATCACAGACAAGTTAAACACTGCTGTGGTTGAGGCAGAGAACAGAGCAAACCAAGTGTCGGCGATGCATGTGTTGGCCCAGGAGGAAACGGGAAAGCTTACTCAAGAATTGGAGGCCCAGAAGAAAGAACTTGATACCATACAGGAGGCAATTCAGTCCAAGTTTATCCCACTGACAGCggtggaggaaaaagaaaactcGTACAGTGCGCAGGTGAAGGAGTTAACGGTCAAACTGCTGGAAATGGAAGAGAAGtataacaaagaaaagtctGCCAGAGAGAGcaacaaacaggaggaagagaaacTAAAAGTTGAGATGGAATCTGTTCAACAAAGACTAGACACTGCTCTTGTTACCAGTGAAAAGCACAAGGAAGTGGAGGAAGAGTTCAAGGGTAAATTTGAGGAATTAACTCTGAAGTTGGTCGACCTAGAGGAGCAGCACAAAGAGGTAACCCTTCAGAAAGCTGAATTTCAAGAGCAGAACGCCCTCTGCAACACTCAGATCCAAAATCTCCAGGAGCGTCTGAAATCAGAGTTGACTCGGATAGCAACATATGACACAGAGCTGAAAGCCCTTAATGATGCCATGCAGCAAGCCCAGGCTGATTGCAAGAAAGCAAGAGATGCTCAGCAAGAGGAGGCCCAGAAGGTTTGTGCCATGCAGAAAGAACTTCAGGAACGCTGTGGGGATCAGGCTTCTCTGCTGCAAGAACAGGCCATGGCCAAGGAAGCCTTGGAGGACGAGGTCGCTAAGCTCCGAATGGCACTTCGCGAAGAGGAGGAGAACAATGCCCAGAGGGCCGAGGACGTCTCTGCGCTGCAATCTGAGCTCCTTCAAGCCACTCAGGCTCTCGAGGAGCTTCGCAATAGGGAAGACCAAATGAACCAGCTGACTAAGGagaagcagcagctggaggaggaggctgcCAACCTGAGCAACAAGCTATTGAGCTTAGCAGAGGAGTGCAAAGAGGTCCATCAGGAGGCGACTCAAGCAAGGGAGGGCGAGAGCAAGGCCaagacagagatggaggctGTCCAGGAGAAGGGACGCGCCATCGAAAGAGAAATTAGGGAGCTGAAAGAGCGGTACGACGAGTCACTCAGCACCATCTGTGATCTTCAGAGGAGGATTCAGACATCCGCTCAGCAGACTGAAGCCAAAGACAAGAAGgtaggaattattattatcattattattactgcgCTCATTCATGGTTTTATAGCTGTATTTAAACTATTATGTTATTGGCACAATGTGTGTTTGACTAtaagtaaattaaataaatacagattcAGAATTATATTAAAAGTGTCGCTCAGGAaagtatacatactgtatatctacattttaaagtaaaattggATTTTTCATTGATTCTTTAAGctatacatttttgtttagttttgttgtgTGGTTGGTAAAgctataaaatatatatgtcaTTAATGTTACCGTGTATGTTTCAGATCACAGAGTTGCTGACAGACGTTGAGCGATTGAAGCAGGCGCTGAACGGTCTGTCCCAGCTGGCATACACAAGCAACGCTCCCAATAAGAGACAGACGCAGCACATCGACACTCTCCAAGCACAGATCAAGGGCCtacagcagcagctggctgTGAGTggacacacatcacacattcaaatatatgtaaacatatTCATATGTCCGCTATAGACAGTTAGCTGTACTGTGCAGTGGAATACTTTTTGCCTTACTATCTATatgttagtttttaaaaatgggtGTTATTCTTGTCCTCAGATTGAATTGTAGCTGGAAGATTCTGTATATAAAAACTAATCCATATCAGCATTTGCAGTTCTGGCCAGCAGTAACCTCTGTTTCCTTTCTCTGCCTGTTTCCCTCATTAAGGATGCTGAGAGGCAACACAGGGAGGTGGTTTCAATTTATCGAACTCATCTTCTCAGTGCAGCACAGGTACGTCCCTCTATTGAACTGGGAGTTAACTCTTTGGTATCCAACATCAACTAAAAGGAAATTATAGAGCAAGCTCTGAGAAAGTTTGTCACATTTCTGTGGATGATATTTACTAAAAATAATTAAGGTTTTAAATAGTTTGATTATTGTATTTGACTATTTTAATGACAGCGACAGTAAGGATCCAGAACGCACTGATTCAATAATTAGACATGACAGCATATCTTAAATGTAActtttagaaaacaaaacatttaattatttcattaaaacacacttgatTGCATAAAAGTAAACCGTTTTTTAAGTTAAACTGTCTTCAGTCAAAAAATGCCTTTATTGTAAACACAGTGTGGACTTTATCATACAGCATTTATCATGTAACATACACTGTGTTGATTATAGCGCCCAGCAACACTTGAATGATTTTGAGAAGAAAtcttattctaaaaaaaaaaaaaaaaaaaatgctagtCATAAATTTTCAACATCATTCCAGCAGCAGAAAGTTATGTGCTTCAAACTACTAGTGCAGAGGGATTGTCACATCCAGCTGTAAAAAGACTCTGGTTATCTTTCAGTTAACATTAGCACATCATGTAAAACATCACATTGTAAGCATCGTTTATGACACACTGGCAAAACACTTCAAGGCAATAAATGATCATCTTAATACCAGTATTGAATAATATGTAACAAACGATAAGGATAATGAAATCACGtctgttttttgtcaaaatgtgGTTGTGCTTTTATCCAATCacgtttttttaaaatgtacttttagcCACCATTCCACAGTTAGAGGTAATTTAGATATTTGCGCTCCAGCAAAGATAGCAGAGTTGTTGTGAAAGGTTGTGAAAGCACGCTGATTACTGGAAGCAGCCGCTGCAGATGAATTGGAAAAAGGTAATGGTAACAGTAATGGCCAGAAATCCTGTGGGAGAAGGCTGCAAGTGAATGAAACATCAAAAAGGCAAACATGGTACTACAAAGTATAGCCTCAGGCCAAATTCtttatacaataaatacataaaaatgataataataaacataatctATACAGCGCTTTTCAAGGCAAAAATTGAGGAAAATCACAATGAACAATTCAGCactgtaattaaataaaatcaggccacttaaaatagaaaatgaaataaaatacaccATAATAGAACTAAAAAAGAAACGTCTTTTTTGACAGATATTACTGATTCTGCGAGTCTCAGATCTTTCGGCAGAGTCTCAAAGCATGAAGACCAGGTTGTTTACTGTATATGAAGGGCTATTTGCACCATCACTGTAGAAACTGAAGCATATAATGATCTGTTTTGTCAGTAATTGATAAGACCCAACAGTCAGAGTCTAGAAGTGAGCTTCCAGTGTTTAAAATTGGGGACAAATGGATTAACTGGAGCCCGTTGTTGACTGTGTTTCTCTCATAGGGCCACATGGATGAGGACGTCCAAGCCGCCTTACTACAGATCATCCGCATGAGACAAGAGTTTGTGTGTTAAAGCTTCCTCCAACCAAACACGATGCTGCCTGCTGACTCAAATTCACCATTCTCACATCCTCCGCTGCAGAGAGTCCCTGCTGTGGCCCCTGTGGGtgcccagtgtgtgtgtgtgtgtgtgtgtgtgtgtgtgtgtgtgtgtttgtgtgtgtgcgtgtgtgtgtgtgtgtgcgtgtgtgtgtgtgtgtgtgtgtttcaggcaaTATTTCTCCAAACAAGCCGTTGAagctaaaatacatttatgtgtaGTACAGCTGCACTTCAGTTCCCAAATATCTGAACGTATTTGTCGTGGCTGTAGGTGAATAACTGTAGATTTTAGGGgcaaatacattatttgaaCTTCAgttgaaaaacaggaaattaaaactCTGTTTACATTAAAATGGCGTTGGATTAGTTCAAGATGTCCTGTATCAAACTGTGAAATCATTTTGACTTAATCACCAACCTATGCAcaggatttattttttcaatttcaagTGTGTGATTACACACATTTCTGTCAAATCTTAGAAAATTATAATGCAGATCTTTGCATTGCTATTAACCCATTATATTCAGTAATGTTGGAATAATTTGAATGTATGTAGGTCCCCCCTATATAGATAACTCTCTCTTTAACACAAAGACCACTTTTCACATTCCCACCTGACAGTCAGctctcatacagtatgtttgtgtcaTGATGTTTGCTGGAATTTGAAGGATaggttcacttttttttatttgtaagtCAACCTTATTACAATACTCAGATGTCCATGTGTACACTGAAAGAGTTCTTGGTCCCTGTAGCTGTTCCTCTTGAAGAgatctctctttgtgtttcctcagctggtgtttttccttgctgagctACAGGgaagacacaataacaaaaagagtCAATTCTGTACTAAAGCCACCATAGCTTGGGAAGAATACACTTAATATATCTAATTCAGACTACAGCTatgcatttttgcatagaaAACTGAGAATTTTGTCCCACATCTTACATCGACAGGATTAGAAGTAGACCCCCTTCAAAGCCAGTATGCACAGAAGGAATAATTACAGTGGCTAATAACTCTTTCAAAGCACATTACAAtacagacttggaaaaaaatTTGAACCTCTCCTTTAAACTTGGCGTGTTCAGGCCAGCTGTAACACTTCAGCCACTCACTTGAGATGTTAAGAGACAGACTGTTCTCATGTTGTCACATTGGGCACAGTTACTATCTTCCTCTGGAGGTCCAAACTTAGCATAAGTGCTTTCAGAATGATCCAAATACCAAAGACATCATCCAAATCTTAAAAGTACTTGCCATTTTGGTAGATGGTTGATAGTACTGTGTTAGATGTGGGAGAGCTTTCAGTTATGTCACTCACACAGTTACGGCAGTCACATGAGACTGTCCATGGTTGATGCTGGATTTGAGTCATGAGGGTGTGGAGTAGAGATCTCTTGCTGTGTCCTACAGTTTGCAGTGGCTCGTCGTCCTTTTGTTGAAACCAGAGTGTCCTCTAGTGGTGAGACTTGGCAGGCCAAGTTGATGAAATTGTAATAATCAGTATGGCCCAGGGGTAggcagttgttgttttttggtagCTGTATTGTCTGCATTGCTATACTTAACACTAAGGAAATATATTAGAAATCTCAGATAGTTGAGAGAATCTGAAATGTGGTGTAAACTGAACTAACTTTAACTATTAATACCACGCTGCTTTGCATTACTTTACATTTAAACCAAATCATTTTAAAGGCAGCAAAATGTCCCAACTACAGCTGGACTTTATGTATAAAACCTAAATATTTTCGGCAGTGAACTTTGCAGCTCTCCTTAGAACAAGGGTTGCGTACCCCTGAGCCGACTCTTTGTGACTCTTCATGGTGTAGTGTAGTGGTGTTGTGATTGTTGAGCAAGTCTCTCGTGCCTTTACACTGACATATTTTTCATAGCTTTGTACTACTTTGATTACTGTACTACAGTGTGACAATTCTGATATTCAGCAGGTCTGGAAGTAGAACGGCACAAAACACATGTTCAGGGTAACATTTACTGTAGGATGCCATTTAAGAATAGAACAGATCCCTTAAATTATGTTGATAGGCAACCCTTGAAAGATTTGTTATTTGAAACACTCCCGTCATTACCTTCAAGCTAACACACCTTGCCAAGTTAaaatttcttcctctctgtttttatactttggccaaatattctgtttacaaCAGTTAGTTTAGAAAACAAAACCTTCTGAGTTTTGTTATGTAGACATTTGGGATTAACTCTGATCTTTCTTTTGGATATTTCTTCAACTGTTAATATAAACTACTAATTAAATCCAGTTAAACctctaaataaatataaaccaATCTGTTTAAATTGGTTGTATTTGTTGGCatagtatttgtgtttgtgaatcagtaaaataaaatcaataaaagtgcCTAACATAGAAAACtacctttttttgtttggtgtaTTTTGTTACTACCACAGTAAATaactttctgcagctgctggtgGTTAAATGGTAATGTCAATCAGTCAGACCAACACTTTgctccagattgaaatatctcaacatctattgGGTAGATTGGTGTGAAATTTAGGCCAGATACCCATGCTGTCAAGTGGATTCATTCCAATGACTTTAGTGATGCCCTGACCTtccctctagcgccaccagcaggttggcATTCGTTTGGAATAAAACATCTCGACAACTAAATGAACAGAATGCTGTGAACTTATGTGCAGTTTTATGACACCTTCAGGATGAATTAAAATTACTTTTGGTGATGAATAAATTTTCCAAGAAGCATCATCTTCAAGTCAAGATTCTAATTTGCCCaaaactttgatttatgaccaaatatctgcaaattaaTGACTCCCATCATTCTCAGCTGCTAATTAGCAAttgtaaaatgtcctgtttttcCCACTGTGGTTTTCTCACTTGCAGTTGGAAAAATGTGATACTACTttgcaccaatcaggatttagcaatATTGTAATCAAAGTGATGACAGTTATGTggttgtttgcttatgttgcaAAACCACCGTAAATTGAATCTGATCGTACTACATCCACAGTCCCGATAAAGCAGATTAGCTGAGGTTTTGAGTGTTGAAATTGTAATAAATAAGAACTAAGGATGTTTATTCCCCCAAACTTTGATTGATGCTTGTTCAGTTATGAATGTTTAATGGTACAGAGAATTTGAAACCAAGATTTCAGCAGCttgaagtcagtcagtcatacaGTGAATGTGTACTTTTAGCTCCGTGCACTTACTTCCCTTGTGGGAACTGCTCCGTTCATGTGGTTTCACTTGAA includes these proteins:
- the uacab gene encoding uveal autoantigen with coiled-coil domains and ankyrin repeats protein isoform X2, coding for MKSLKYRLKKHEVTITNTDWNKYDDRLMKAVERGEVDKVAAVLGKKGIIPTKLDVEGRSAFHLAATRGHLDCLNLILGHNVDITATDATGKNALHLASRNGHSLCVQKLLQHNCPVGNVDLQGRTALHDAVMAGCSSSVKLLCDSGASVNASDFDGRTPLVLATQMCHPRICQLLLERRADITIRDKQNKTALILGCEYGCKDAVEVLLKSGVDVKAVDGLGHDAFHYARLSKNQELVAIVKSYLDKASRDKEAAKIEQWKRQHSVERSEAAEANRRDQMIHDLERQNETLQESLRKYHQDQRALLDQVNILQEKLTQEKMTVEDTQKEKEQLKVLLSAKEREDGARGPETVKVQLRSTLGDYSGQSVIKGKENILMKQAHSLDSDQSLKMLQNPALTRSLSRPLEKSQATVGWDVTGELDALRHELEVVKRKQKAAEEETARLQTALNHKSHECQELVQIKDTIQKQADQQVQELEDALRDVQKRMLDSESKVKQLQAHVVAVKEHLGGQATEELRAQLQDVKAKYEGASAEVGRVRNRLKQSEKALEEYKSSESQLAAEAERLGEELVALSAERDELAETLLEMETQLKEVQTKHGNTVPAEKFDNMKNLLTNAVDEKERQIAELREDYDRVLEEVAELHRKLDSPSSQGGAGAMSSEEQQRIRAALEEQNASLKRKLVDVTAKSQALIQEVEESEEERDILREQLDELNSRVEVDFIPMKVHDEARMNMVKALEELEDKLVEASERYGKAEAQVQQLQTERAALQENISSLKGGSERHQSEMDALKSQNADLIKKLELFQKRCEDRDKECVQLTAQSQTLKQSLEGEYVPRQQHEQMKMELSSTIESVKAEMLKLETKEKESGEELKNVKEGNDKLKEKLEKVQSEMKKDYISVKEHKSITDKLNTAVVEAENRANQVSAMHVLAQEETGKLTQELEAQKKELDTIQEAIQSKFIPLTAVEEKENSYSAQVKELTVKLLEMEEKYNKEKSARESNKQEEEKLKVEMESVQQRLDTALVTSEKHKEVEEEFKGKFEELTLKLVDLEEQHKEVTLQKAEFQEQNALCNTQIQNLQERLKSELTRIATYDTELKALNDAMQQAQADCKKARDAQQEEAQKVCAMQKELQERCGDQASLLQEQAMAKEALEDEVAKLRMALREEEENNAQRAEDVSALQSELLQATQALEELRNREDQMNQLTKEKQQLEEEAANLSNKLLSLAEECKEVHQEATQAREGESKAKTEMEAVQEKGRAIEREIRELKERYDESLSTICDLQRRIQTSAQQTEAKDKKITELLTDVERLKQALNGLSQLAYTSNAPNKRQTQHIDTLQAQIKGLQQQLADAERQHREVVSIYRTHLLSAAQGHMDEDVQAALLQIIRMRQEFVC
- the uacab gene encoding uveal autoantigen with coiled-coil domains and ankyrin repeats protein isoform X1; the encoded protein is MKSLKYRLKKHEVTITNTDWNKYDDRLMKAVERGEVDKVAAVLGKKGIIPTKLDVEGRSAFHLAATRGHLDCLNLILGHNVDITATDATGKNALHLASRNGHSLCVQKLLQQHNCPVGNVDLQGRTALHDAVMAGCSSSVKLLCDSGASVNASDFDGRTPLVLATQMCHPRICQLLLERRADITIRDKQNKTALILGCEYGCKDAVEVLLKSGVDVKAVDGLGHDAFHYARLSKNQELVAIVKSYLDKASRDKEAAKIEQWKRQHSVERSEAAEANRRDQMIHDLERQNETLQESLRKYHQDQRALLDQVNILQEKLTQEKMTVEDTQKEKEQLKVLLSAKEREDGARGPETVKVQLRSTLGDYSGQSVIKGKENILMKQAHSLDSDQSLKMLQNPALTRSLSRPLEKSQATVGWDVTGELDALRHELEVVKRKQKAAEEETARLQTALNHKSHECQELVQIKDTIQKQADQQVQELEDALRDVQKRMLDSESKVKQLQAHVVAVKEHLGGQATEELRAQLQDVKAKYEGASAEVGRVRNRLKQSEKALEEYKSSESQLAAEAERLGEELVALSAERDELAETLLEMETQLKEVQTKHGNTVPAEKFDNMKNLLTNAVDEKERQIAELREDYDRVLEEVAELHRKLDSPSSQGGAGAMSSEEQQRIRAALEEQNASLKRKLVDVTAKSQALIQEVEESEEERDILREQLDELNSRVEVDFIPMKVHDEARMNMVKALEELEDKLVEASERYGKAEAQVQQLQTERAALQENISSLKGGSERHQSEMDALKSQNADLIKKLELFQKRCEDRDKECVQLTAQSQTLKQSLEGEYVPRQQHEQMKMELSSTIESVKAEMLKLETKEKESGEELKNVKEGNDKLKEKLEKVQSEMKKDYISVKEHKSITDKLNTAVVEAENRANQVSAMHVLAQEETGKLTQELEAQKKELDTIQEAIQSKFIPLTAVEEKENSYSAQVKELTVKLLEMEEKYNKEKSARESNKQEEEKLKVEMESVQQRLDTALVTSEKHKEVEEEFKGKFEELTLKLVDLEEQHKEVTLQKAEFQEQNALCNTQIQNLQERLKSELTRIATYDTELKALNDAMQQAQADCKKARDAQQEEAQKVCAMQKELQERCGDQASLLQEQAMAKEALEDEVAKLRMALREEEENNAQRAEDVSALQSELLQATQALEELRNREDQMNQLTKEKQQLEEEAANLSNKLLSLAEECKEVHQEATQAREGESKAKTEMEAVQEKGRAIEREIRELKERYDESLSTICDLQRRIQTSAQQTEAKDKKITELLTDVERLKQALNGLSQLAYTSNAPNKRQTQHIDTLQAQIKGLQQQLADAERQHREVVSIYRTHLLSAAQGHMDEDVQAALLQIIRMRQEFVC